The following proteins come from a genomic window of Coffea arabica cultivar ET-39 chromosome 11c, Coffea Arabica ET-39 HiFi, whole genome shotgun sequence:
- the LOC113716086 gene encoding uncharacterized protein, producing the protein MTLRSGKKVQGPEPVIPKDKDEEKIENEFEKEGSNGKNPVVLPNSIVEVKTHPLPFPNRLEKPKKQDKGKEILEVFRKVDINIPLLDAIKQVLKYAKFLRDLCVNRKRLKRDERVIVVENVSAVLQRKLPPKCGDPGMFTIPCKIDNTLIRKAMLDLGVSINVMTKSIYASLNLDSLKETEIIIQLADRTNVYPDGLVEDVLVKINNLVFPIDFYVFDIDDDHSPDPSSLLLGKFFFSTVQTKIDINKGTLSMEFDGKIVHFNIFDTMKYPSNSNFSSVFFVSAIDPAVQEVFKTAGRDELKVALTKHVNMETTLEVE; encoded by the coding sequence ATGACCTTGAGGAGTGGCAAGAAAGTCCAAGGACCTGAACCTGTGATCCCTAAGGACAAGGATGAGGAAAAAATCGAGAACGAGTTTGAGAAGGAGGGTAGCAATGGCAAAAATCCAGTGGTACTCCCTAACTCGATCGTTGAGGTCAAAACTCATCCGCTTCCTTTCCCTAACAGGTTGGAGAAACCGAAGAAACAGGATAAGGGGAAGGAGATTCTGGAGGTGTTCCGCAAGGTAGATATCAATATCCCCTTGTTAGACGCAATCAAACAAGTGTTGAAATACGCAAAGTTTCTGAGAGACTTGTGTGTCAATCGAAAGAGACTAAAGAGAGATGAAAGAGTCATCGTGGTGGAGAATGTGTCAGCGGTTCTACAAAGGAAGCTCCCACCGAAATGTGGGgacccaggtatgtttactatccCCTGTAAGATAGACAATACTTTGATTAGGAAGGCTATGCTGGATTTAGGAGTATCGATCAATGTAATGACAAAATCTATTTATGCTTCTCTAAACCTAGATTCATTAAAAGAAACTGAGATAATTATTCAATTAGCGGACCGAACTAATGTATATCCTGATGGGTTGGTTGAAGATGTATTGgtaaaaattaataatttggTATTCCCAATTGATTTTTATGTATTTGATATAGATGATGATCACTCCCCCGATCCCTCATCTTTGCTATTAGGTAAATTCTTTTTTAGTACAGTACAGACTAAAATTGACATTAATAAGGGTACCTTGTCCATGGAGTTTGATGGAAAAATTgttcattttaatatttttgatactaTGAAATATCCCTCAAATTCTAACTTTAGTTCTGTTTTTTTTGTGAGTGCTATTGACCCTGCGGTGCAGGAAGTGTTTAAAACTGCTGGCAGGGATGAGTTGAAGGTTGCTTTAACCAAACACGTCAACATGGAGACAACTCTTGAGGTAGAGTAG
- the LOC113716470 gene encoding uncharacterized protein, which translates to MASSRINEYRSIRSAAYRAVLEGKKQSVENFRSFWREEGVKPLDKFGDTVLHFLAIYGNEDAFRLLLQDGLVTSENLKAKNVNGDTALHEAARFGHKDIAEIMLRTEKDLASESNKLGETPLFVAAACGKKEVFSLLEKYIGDCMMRRNDGCTILHAAVIGKCYSLAIGISESYPDLAGKRNEKGKTALHLLAAKPESFRSGSAYTLRGLGMKSLIPLLILRTIIYCCIPVLYKESQPVNSAEEPSNSASIHKLSRRSSFANYILGFPWLKEIDDARQSHAVAVMLAEKLIRREDWSHYVHTEFKVLEGSQFGISSEKKNRMPDPLIQATRLGIIEVVQEILSVYPEAAYTFDGKGRNILQLQWRRKNGSCMTT; encoded by the exons ATGGCAAGCTCAAGAATCAACGAGTATCGGAGCATCCGATCTGCTGCTTATAGAGCAGTAttagagggaaaaaaacagtCAGTAGAAAACTTTCGCAGTTTCTGGAGGGAAGAAGGTGTGAAACCACTTGATAAATTTGGTGATACTGTTCTCCATTTTCTGGCCATTTACGGAAATGAGGATGCCTTCAGATTACTTCTCCAGGATGGTCTTGTGACCAGTGAAAATCTGAAGGCAAAGAATGTTAATGGCGACACTGCATTGCATGAAGCGGCAAGATTTGGCCACAAGGATATTGCAGAGATCATGTTAAGGACAGAAAAGGATTTAGCGTCCGAGAGCAACAAACTGGGTGAAACCCCTCTTTTTGTGGCTGCTGCATGTGGGAAAAAGGAAGTTTTCTCACTTCTGGAAAAGTACATCGGTGATTGCATGATGAGGAGGAATGATGGATGCACAATCCTTCATGCTGCAGTCATTGGAAAATGTTACA GTTTGGCAATTGGCATATCGGAGTCGTATCCTGATCTTGCTGGCAAAcgtaatgaaaaaggaaaaactgcTTTACATCTTTTGGCTGCAAAACCAGAGTCCTTCAGGAGTGGTTCTGCCTACACGCTCAGAGGTCTTGGGATGAAGTCCCTCATTCCTCTGCTTATACTCCGAACTATAATCTATTGTT GTATTCCAGTCTTGTACAAGGAATCGCAGCCTGTCAATAGTGCAGAAGAACCAAGCAATTCAGCTTCCATTCACAAATTGAGCAGAAGATCTTCTTTTGCCAATTATATCTTGG GTTTTCCTTGGCTTAAAGAAATTGATGATGCAAGGCAAAGCCATGCAGTTGCAGTAATGCTTGCAGAAAAGTTAATCAGAAGAGAAGATTGGAGCCATTATGTGCATACAGAGTTCAAAGTTCTTGAAGGCAGCCAGTTCGGGATATcatcagaaaagaaaaataggatgCCGGATCCACTAATACAAGCAACGAGACTAGGCATCATTGAGGTAGTTCAGGAAATCCTCAGTGTCTACCCTGAAGCTGCATATACCTTCGATGGAAAAGGAAGGAATATACTGCAATTGCAGTGGAGGAGGAAAAATGGTTCTTGTATGACTACTTGA
- the LOC113716087 gene encoding uncharacterized protein: MDRMLSAIDHEGNSIIHLAAHQESPPSTPPGVLEMMWEVLWFKRVQYDSYPYLWHLQNSDGKTAKQVFETNHASLREKAEETVRALANTVLIVSVLIATINFAAIFTVPGGFDQTTGEAIFLKNRRWEFSLLMFYLAGGLFSSLFTMGTLLVIIFLRFETEDFYVSLPCYYVINIISIFYSAVLAIVACCQALIVQKVVITDFRPLVVLFFIYGLMALVLMETSYVIFDYAYHLIRYCLCYRGQES, encoded by the exons ATGGACAGGATGCTAAGTGCTATTGATCATGAAGGAAATAGCATTATACATCTCGCAGCACACCAGGAATCCCCTCCCAGCACTCCCCCTGGAGTTTTGGAAATGATGTGGGAAGTCCTCTGGTTTAAG CGGGTTCAATATGACTCTTATCCATATCTCTGGCATCTGCAAAATTCTGATGGGAAGACAGCAAAGCAAGTGTTTGAGACGAACCATGCAAGTCTACGTGAAAAGGCTGAGGAAACTGTGAGAGCATTGGCCAACACTGTGTTGATTGTGTCTGTCCTCATTGCTACCATAAACTTTGCTGCAATTTTTACTGTACCTGGAGGTTTCGATCAAACGACTGGAGAGGCCATTTTTCTCAAGAACCGGCGCTGGGAATTCAGCTTGTTGATGTTCTACTTAGCAGGAGGGCTGTTCTCCTCTCTGTTCACCATGGGGACCCTGCTTGTGATTATCTTTTTGCGATTTGAAACCGAGGATTTTTATGTTTCCCTGCCCTGCTACTATGTGATAAACATAATTTCCATCTTCTACTCCGCGGTCCTCGCAATCGTAGCATGTTGCCAAGCATTAATAGTGCAGAAGGTTGTGATTACTGACTTCAGACCCCTTGTGGTGCTCTTCTTTATCTATGGTCTGATGGCCCTTGTGCTCATGGAAACGTCGTATGTGATATTCGACTATGCGTATCACCTAATTCGTTACTGCCTTTGTTATAGAGGGCAAGAATCTTAA